Proteins from one Limanda limanda chromosome 9, fLimLim1.1, whole genome shotgun sequence genomic window:
- the fyco1a gene encoding FYVE and coiled-coil domain-containing protein 1, translating to MATGATAGESQLQRIIRDLHDAVAELAKEYRESGEPITDDSTNLHKFSYKLEYLLQFDQKEKSTFLGTKKDYWDYFSDCLAKIKGANDGIRFVRSTTELKTSLGKGRAFIRYSLVHQRLADTLQQCLMNQRVTSDWFYARSPFLKPHLSVDIINHLYELNEVQFDVASRGHDLDASWPTFARRTLGSGNSPGHMWKPPSRSSSINSLASTYSQQAHEFPSSPDYGQSLLNDLNDSLPTCSEDVGTVEDLRLELDQSELKQRELFGKVQLLGEEAAELRVVVVELQRQLDVSLSAQEEQRGLQGELMALQGREEALSREVETLRTRDKTTEAEQRLLHEKLATAEGKNIELMAKLDGVLNEKGQQATSYFDSAQKIHELLDRLKDAEQGKMEAAAEADEKKRLAERLEEDLRFKEAAAKDGEIKLGELVSSASEEKATLMAKVEQQCSAHDKLQGALTLREKEASNLQRQLQDLQRSLEEREKEVEVVKRMAQEDKEEMHQNVGGLKKKLETEVTALKGQVEKKEAELTSTCETLQQLEAKNQKLNTERETLTCGLAELEGSIKEQTKKVEDYKTQCTNLMELNEKLLTRVKRNEEWKKEMADNRAVLEAELAALRASEKQLRGQMDDTKMTVDEKEKLLREENRKLDESLQRATMAAKLSESTLKQLEQENQSLKEEQDTVKAALGRMQADLKSVHGQIGELEKNLGASRKNEASFQKELQTKEDLLVSKQRNLVELQSRLKALEARGKELEMAKADAEATCARQTEVIEKVTSEKQTMEKCQLERSAVQVKENQEVTGKLTVFEGQLELSLKEVSRFQAEVLDLRVKVQRSEEEKLKSQAQLEVTEAQRDELRTLTEQLKAQTEALNQKHVTDLMECKKKEETLIEQRDREVAANAELAISAAAVREELSGLKARNEKLAVENSETREGLHRANTEMAELGMTICKLSAEKEEAREHCTGDAAMIAEMEKKVDLLEECMTELRLENNRVREELSQKEMLPGTIIELKEQLEKAKNQVQSVKDSSREETDAVKFQMSSESMNYQSQMKSTNEQLDKVKTQLQEELKNVCSLRAKVSELEAENEQYLVLTGEKDAHITTTEATIRRSESEIQRLTEAVSKAEDSDFSVQKVCEELKEKLNATHSDQQNQNLKMTAEIDDLNNTKAYLEERLIELIRDKDALWQKSDALEFEQKLRAEERWWSDKEATHCLGCKGQFTWWLRRHHCRLCGRIFCYYCSNNFAATKHSGKKERCCMECYTQHSAVVERFTEAELSPSEILPPPPGAGPQPSPEPAPYKPTPRVTVSDPSNKSDDGVFDIITEEEVNGVYDSDTTSQTTAGSLDGEQDRRPPGSMDIGTGDLMPDDPEEHVPTVQDSEINLLRSGEVTMAVPLSIDAICQFGDGSRELFVKSSCYSVITVPVDDCGPTICWMFSSEPKSISFSVVYRESAETQVEQSKVLIPLTRCNSHKETIQGQLKVRHPGLYSLIFDNSFSRFISKKVFYHLTMEKPVIYDGSDFP from the exons ATGGCCACAGGGGCTACCGCTGGGGAGAGCCAACTCCAGAGGATTATCAGAGATCTGCACG ATGCTGTTGCAGAGCTGGCAAAGGAGTACAGGGAAAGTGGGGAGCCAATCACAGATGACAGTACCAACCTGCACAAATTCTCTTATAAGCTGGAGTACCTGCTACAG TTTGACCAGAAGGAGAAGAGCACATTTCTTGGTACAAAGAAGGACTATTGGGACTATTTCAGCGACTGTCTGGCAAAAATCAAAGGGGCCAATGATGGGATCCGCTTTGTCAGATCCACCACTGAA CTGAAGACATCCCTGGGGAAGGGGCGAGCATTTATTCGCTACTCCCTCGTACATCAGCGACTGGCTGACACGCTGCAGCAGTGCCTGATGAACCAGAGAGTCACCAG TGACTGGTTCTACGCAAGAAGCCCCTTCCTGAAGCCCCATCTTAGTGTTGACATCATCAATCACCTGTATGAACTCAATGAGGTCCAGTTTGACGTGGCCTCCAGGGGACATGATCTTGATGCCTCCTGGCCCACTTTTGCAAG GAGGACACTGGGAAGTGGAAACTCACCTGGCCACATGTGGAAACCACCCAGTCGCAGTTCCAGCATTAACAGTCTGGCCAGCACCTACTCCCAG CAAGCACATGAGTTCCCCTCCAGCCCCGACTATGGTCAGAGTCTGCTAAATGACCTTAATGATTCCCTTCCTACGTGCTCCGAAGATGTCGGCACAGTTGAAGACCTTCGTCTAGAACTGGACCAGTCCGAGCTGAAGCAGCGAGAACTCTTCGGTAAGGtgcagctgctgggcgaggagGCAGCTGAGCTCAGGGTTGTAGTCGTGGAGCTCCAAAGGCAGCTGGATGTGTCGCTTTCTGCCCAAGAGGAGCAACGGGGCCTGCAGGGAGAACTCATGGCTCTgcaagggagagaggaggcccTGTCCAGAGAGGTGGAAACACTTAGGACTAGGGACAAAACCACAGAGGCTGAACAACGCCTGCTTCATGAAAAGTTGGCAACTGCTGAAGGGAAGAACATAGAGCTAATGGCCAAGTTAGACGGGGTTCTGAATGAGAAGGGCCAGCAGGCAACCAGCTACTTTGACTCAGCACAAAAGATACACGAGTTGCTGGACAGATTGAAAGATGCAGAGCAAGGAAAGAtggaagctgctgcagaggcAGATGAGAAGAAGAGGCTGGCAGAAAGACTGGAGGAGGATCTGAGATTCAAGGAGGCAGCTGCAAAGGATGGTGAGATCAAACTTGGAGAATTAGTTTCATCTGCGTCTGAGGAGAAGGCCACATTGATGGCGAAGGTGGAACAACAGTGTAGTGCACATGACAAGCTACAGGGGGCATTGACattaagagagaaagaggcaagCAACCTACAGAGGCAGCTGCAAGATCTGCAAAGATCTCTagaggagcgagagaaagaggtggaggTTGTGAAGAGGATGGCACAAGAAGATAAAGAGGAAATGCACCAGAATGTCGGtggcttaaaaaaaaagctaGAAACAGAAGTTACTGCTCTTAAGGGGCAGGTTGAAAAGAAAGAAGCCGAGCTGACCTCAACCTGTGAGACCCTGCAACAGCTTGAAGCCAAGAACCAAAAGCTGAACACAGAAAGGGAGACACTGACATGTGGCCTTGCTGAGCTCGAGGGAAGCATCAAAGAACAGACCAAAAAGGTAGAAGATTACAAGACACAGTGTACCAATTTAATGGAGCTGAATGAGAAGCTGCTGACCAGGGTGAAGAGAAATGAGGAGTGGAAGAAGGAGATGGCAGACAACAGAGCAGTGCTTGAAGCAGAGTTAGCAGCTCTAAGGGCCTCTGAGAAACAGCTTCGCGGACAGATGGATGATACCAAGATGACAgtggatgaaaaagagaagctGTTGCGTGAAGAGAATCGCAAGTTGGATGAGAGTCTGCAGCGAGCAACCATGGCCGCAAAGCTCTCAGAGAGCACGTTAAAGCAGCTTGAGCAGGAGAACCAGAGTCTGAAAGAAGAGCAGGACACTGTGAAAGCAGCTCTTGGTCGCATGCAAGCAGACCTGAAGAGTGTACACGGGCAGATCGGAGAGTTGGAGAAGAATTTAGGAGCTTCACGCAAGAATGAAGCCAGTTTTCAAAAAGAACTCCAAACCAAAGAGGACCTGCTAGTGAGCAAACAGAGGAACCTTGTTGAGCTTCAGTCCAGGTTAAAGGCTCTGGAGGCCAGGGGGAAGGAGCTTGAGATGGCCAAAGCTGACGCAGAAGCAACTTGTGCTAGACAGACTGAAGTGATTGAGAAGGTGACGTCTGAGAAGCAGACGATGGAGAAGTGTCAGCTGGAGAGGAGTGCCGTTCAAGTGAAGGAGAACCAAGAGGTGACGGGCAAGCTGACTGTGTTTGAGGGCCAGTTGGAGCTGAGCCTGAAAGAAGTTTCCAGGTTCCAGGCAGAGGTCCTGGACCTCAGGGTGAAGGTACAGCGGTCTGAAGAAGAAAAGCTTAAATCCCAAGCACAGCTGGAGGTGACAGAAGCCCAAAGAGATGAACTCAGGACTCTGACCGAGCAGCTTAAAGCTCAGACAGAAGCACTCAACCAGAAGCATGTAACAGACCTGATGGAGtgcaaaaagaaagaagagacgCTGATCGAACAGCGCGACAGAGAAGTAGCTGCCAACGCCGAATTGGccatctctgcagctgcagtccGAGAAGAACTGTCCGGCCTCAAGGCACGAAACGAGAAGCTGGCCGTAGAGAACAGCGAGACACGTGAGGGTCTGCACAGGGCAAACACGGAGATGGCCGAGCTGGGGATGACCATCTGCAAGCTGAGTGCTGAGAAAGAAGAGGCCAGAGAGCACTGCACAGGTGACGCTGCCATGATtgcagagatggagaaaaaggTGGATTTGCTAGAAGAGTGCATGACGGAACTGCGACTGGAGAATAACAGAGTAAGAGAGGAGCTGTCGCAGAAGGAGATGCTCCCAGGGACTATCATTGAGCTCAAGGAGCAGCTGGAAAAGGCCAAGAACCAAGTGCAGAGTGTCAAGGACTCCAGCAGAGAGGAGACGGATGCTGTAAAGTTCCAGATGAGCTCAGAGAGCATGAATTATCAGAGCCAGATGAAG aGTACGAATGAACAGCTGGACAAGGTGAAaactcagctgcaggaggagctgaagaacgTGTGCAGCCTGCGGGCCAAAGTGTCTGAATTAGAG GCTGAGAACGAGCAGTACCTGGTGCTGACCGGTGAGAAAGATGCTCACATCACGACGACAGAAGCAACCATTCGTCGGAGTGAAAGCGAGATTCAGCGACTGACAGAAGCAGTGAGCAA AGCTGAAGATTCAGACTTCTCTGTGCAAAAGGTGTGTGAGGAACTGAAGGAAAAACTCAACGCGACGCACTCCGACCAGCAAAACCAAAACCTGAAGATGACTGCAGAGATTGACGACCTCAACAACACCAAGGCTTACCTTGAAGAGCGGCTCATCGAGCTTATCCG GGACAAAGATGCTCTGTGGCAGAAGTCAGACGCTCTGGAGTTTGAGCAGAAACTGCGAGCAGAGGAGCGCTGGTGGTCTGATAAAGAGGCGACTCACTGCCTCGGCTGCAAGGGCCAGTTCACCTGGTGGCTGCGCAGGCATCACTGCAG GCTCTGTGGTCGGATCTTCTGCTACTACTGCAGCAACAACTTTGCAGCGACCAAGCACAGCGGGAAGAAGGAGCGCTGCTGCATGGAGTGCTACACCCAACACAGTGCCGTGGTGGAGAGGTTCACTGAGGCAGAGCTGAGTCCTTCAGagatcctgcctcctccacctggAGCTGGACCCCAACCGTCTCCTGAACCGGCTCCGTACAAACCCACCCCCAGGGTAACAG TTTCTGATCCAAGCAACAAATCAGACGATGGAGTTTTCGACATCATcactgaagaggaagtgaatggCGTCTACGACAGCGACAccacctcccagaccacagCAGGCTCACTGGATGGAGAACAAGACCGGCGGCCTCCGGGATCTATGGATAT AGGAACAGGAGATTTGATGCCTGATGACCCTGAAGAGCACGTCCCCACGGTTCAGGATTCAGAGATCAACCTCCTCAGATCAGGAGAAGTGAC CATGGCCGTTCCCCTCAGCATTGACGCCATTTGTCAGTTTGGGGACGGCTCTCGGGAACTCTTCGTCAAGTCCAGCTGTTACAGTGTAATAACCGTACCTGTAGACGACTGCGGACCGACCATCTGCTGGATGTTTTCCTCGGAGCCCAAAAGCATCTCCTTCAGTGTGGTTTACCGGGAATCTGCTGAGACACAGGTGGAACAGTCGAAG GTCCTGATTCCTCTGACTCGCTGCAATTCTCATAAAGAGACAATTCAGGGTCAACTGAAGGTCCGACACCCCGGCCTCTACTCACTCATCTTTGACAACTCCTTCTCACG GTTTATCTCCAAGAAAGTCTTTTACCATCTGACCATGGAGAAACCCGTAATCTACGACGGAAGT